From the Mahella australiensis 50-1 BON genome, the window ACCTTGCCAGCCGTCCGGCATCGCTTCACTGGGCACGACTTTATGCTCAGCATCGGCTTTGAATTCTTTAGCCACGACGTTATCTACCGGCAATAAAAGCTCAACTCCTTTAGCTTGAGCTTTAGCCATAAGTTCTTTGGCTAAATCGATTTTATCCTCTTCCACCACAGAACTGCCGGTAGAATAACCCTTAGCCCTGAAGAACGTATAAGCCATAGCACCGCCGATGATAAGCGTATCCACTTTGTCGATAAGGTTGTTTATAACGCCTATCTTATCGGACACCTTAACACCGCCCAGCACAGCTACAAATGGCCTCTCAGGATTATCAAGGGCTTTACCCATAATATCCAATTCTTTTTTAATCAGATATCCTGCCACAGCGGGTAAGTAAGCGGCTACTCCCGCTGTAGATGCGTGTGCCCTATGAGCTGTTCCAAAAGCATCGTTTACGTATATCTCTGCTAAGCTTGCCAAGGCTTTGGCAAATTCGGTATCGTTTTTCTCTTCTTCCGCATGGAAACGTACGTTCTCCAAGAGCACCACATCGCCTGGCTTCATAGCAGCTACACAAGCCTTGGCACTATCTCCTATAACATCTTTAGCGAGAACAACAGGCTTGTCCAACAGTTCCTGCAGCCTTTCCGCCACCGGTGCCATGCTATATTTCTCATCGAATTTACCCTTGGGGCGTCCCAGATGGGAAACCAGTATAACCATAGCATTATGATCTATAAGGTACTTTATGGTAGGCAATGCTTCTCTTATGCGCCTATCATCGGTTATACGTCTGTTTTCATCCAGCGGCACATTAAAGTCTACCCTTACCAATACCTTTTTACCGCTTACGTCGATATCCTCTATGGTCTTCTTGTTCAACATGGCTTTACAGCCCCTTTTCGATTACGTAGTTTATCAGATCGGCTATCCTGTTTGAATAACCCCACTCGTTGTCATACCATGCCACGACTTTGACCATATCGTCGTCCATAACCATGGTAAGCGAAGCATCCACTATCGACGAACGCTCATCGCCGCGGAAATCCACCGATACCAACGGCTCCTCGGTATAGCCGAGTATACCTTTCATTGGCCCTTCAGAAGCAGCTTTCAACGCGGCATTAACCTCCTCGGCTGTGACTTTTTTATCCAAGTCAGCCACAAAATCCACTATAGATACGGTAGGCGTGGGTACCCTCATAGCAAACCCATTAAGCTTGCCTTTTAATTCGGGCAACACCAATGCAACAGCCTTGGCTGCGCCTGTGGTGGTGGGTATTATAGACAAAGCGGCAGCCCTGGCCCTGCGCAGATCGCTGTGAGGAAGATCCAATATCCTTTGATCGTTGGTATACGAATGGACAGTGGTCATCAAGCCGCGCTTAATACCGAAATTGTCTAATATAACTTTAGCAACCGGCGCCAAGCAGTTAGTCGTGCACGACGCGTTGGATATAATGTTATGTTGAGCTGGATTATACTTATCCTCGTTTACACCCATCACTATTGTTATATCCTCTTGCTTAGCAGGAGCAGAGATAATGACCTTCTTTGCCCCGGCTTCAATATGCTTGGAAGCCTTATCGCGGCTGGTAAATAGGCCTGTGGACTCGAGCACTATCTCAGCGCCCATATCCTTCCATGGCAATTTAGCAGGATCGCGTTCCGCTAATATCTTTATCTCCTTGCCGTTTACGATCAATGCATCATCTGTTGCCTCTACTTCACCGTTGAATTTACCGTAACATGAATCATATTTTAAAAGATGCGCTAGTGTTTTTGAATCGGTCAAATCGTTTATGGCTACCACATCCATATCAGGATATTTAGCCAGCATTGCCTTAAAGGCATTTCTGCCTATGCGGCCGAAACCGTTTATACCTATTTTTGTAGACATAACAAAAACCTCCACTTATGTAAATTTTTATAAAAGCTTTATAGCTCTTCAATAGTATACCTAGGTCATGAATTATATATTACTTACATGACCTTTTGCCATCGTTAATATTCTATCATAGTATACGTTAAAATTCAATATCTGGTATAAATTTTGCTCCACTTTCATAAATAAAAGATATGCCAAAACGGCATATCTTTTATTTTAAAGCCTTCTTCTTTTATCGGATGATGGTAATTGCATTTCCTCTCTGTACTTTGCTACCGTACGGCGCGAAATCTTTATACCCTTTTCATTCAACATAAGGGCTATGGCATTATCGCTTAACGGCTTATTAGAATCTTCATTATCTATAAATTCTTGTATGAATTCCTTTATGGCCGCGGCCGCTATACTGCCACCGTCTGATTTGCTTATGCCGCTCGCAAAAAAATACTTCATATCGAACATACCTCTTGGCGTCTGCATATACTTTCCACTTACAGCACGGCTAACAGTAGATTCGTGCATGTCCACCATGGCAGCTATATCTTTTAATGTAAGTGGCTTTAAAAACTTGATGCCGTTATCGAAGAATTCCTGCTGCTGCTCTACGATGGCTGAAGCCACTTTTTGCAGGGTTATTTTCCTTTGCTCCACGCACTTTATAAGCCACAAGGCCTCTTCAAGCTTTTGAGAGATATAACCCGCTACAGCATCATCGACTTCATCTGTATCCAAAAGCTTTTTATAGAACTGATTTATCTCCAGATTCGGCATCGAATAGGGATGGAGCGTTATATTATATCCATCTTGCTTCTTGCTCACCAATATATCAGGTATAATGTATCTCGTTGCATTCCCATTAAAAAACCAGCGGCCCGGTTTGGGATCCAGTTGCTTTACCATCTCGCTTATCTCTTGAATACGCTGAACCGAAATACCAAATTGTTTGGATATATACGCAAATTTATTTTCGGCCAACTCGCGCAGCGCTCCAAGTATAACGCTCTGCACATCGTCTTGCAATAACCCTTTTTGGCGAAGCTGTATAAGCAAGCATTCTCTTAAGCTCCTGGCACCCACACCCGGCGGGTCAAGTTGCTGTATGACAGATAAAATCCGTGATACTGTTTGCCTGTCTATACCGAGCGACTCGGCGATCTCATATTTTGAAAGGCTTATATATCCGTTGTCGTCTAAGCTCTCTATTATATACCTAGCTATGCGCATGTCGGTTTCAGACAGATTGGAAGGCACCAATTGTTCTAAAAGATGCTGTTGTAATGATTTATTGTCATCGCCTATATCTTCATAATATAAACTCGACTTATCGCCACCAGCTTTAACATCATCATAGTCATAATAATCCTCATCAGTAAAATATTCGGTCCAGTCCGGAGGCGGATCTTCTATCGCATAATCAGGCAATGATTCTTCTATACCTTTATCTATATTGTCTTCTAATTCCAGTAACGGATTTACTTCTGCTTGCTCACGCAAATATTTATTCAGTTCTACAGCCGGTAATTGCAATATCCCCAATCCCTGTTGGAGTTGGGGAGTCATTATAACCTTTTGTGTTTGTTTTAATTCTACATCCATATTTACTTCCATTTTCATCACTTTCCTGCAATAAGGCATAACCTCGCTAAATAAATAATTTCATTATTTATATTCTACATAAAAACATAAAATCCTTTTTTATTTTATCCTGAAAGCGATTTTATATCAACCCTTATTTTCATTTTCGATATCTGCCAGTTCTAATTTGGCTATAGATACCTCATAGGTCGTCTTATTTATCACCTCCTGTTCACTTATATGCTTTTGATATTCCCTGCTTTGTAGCCTTCCCCATAGTTTTATACGCTCGCCAATTTTCAAGTTGCTGCAAAAACGTGCATTTCGTCCCCACGCTATGCACGGTACATAATCGGATTTGTTATATGATCTATTGACGGCTAGCAATAGATCGCTTATTTCCCTATTCAATGGCGTTACGCGGTACACCGGCTGTTTGCATATAAATCCGTCCAGAAAGACTTGATTCGGGTTTTTGATGTATTCGTCTTCTTGGACTAACTTTATATCTCTGGCAAAAACTGTTATTATAAGCCTATTGCCTCCGTCTATAAATTTATTATAAGATCTTATTTGCCCTTCTATTACCACGGAGTCTCCCATATGTATCGTCAAGGCATTCAACAACCTTTCCGATACGGTTATCGGCAATATGTCTTTATAAGCGCTTATTCTCGGTACCGATAAATGAAATGTATAGAATCCCTCACCATAGATCTGGTGACTGTATTGTAAATCGTCTTGTACAGTACCCGCCAGTATTATGCTATTAGTATCGCAACCATATGTAACCATATCTTCCTCCTTCTCCATTCCTCATGTGTATAAACGTTATACATGATAAATACTATTCATGCACAGATATTAATATTACTTATCTGTACCTCCAGATTTAAATTGTCGCCCGGTATGATCTATATAATAAGGCGGCGGGTATATCAGCTCTGATACCGGCACTATTTTATAGCCGTCTTGTATAAGCTTATCCAATATTATGGGCAGTGCTTGTGGTGTGTACTCGGCGTCGTTGTGAAATAATACTATAGAACCGTTGCGTACTTTTTTAAGCACGCGGTCAACCTCATCCTCAACACCGTAATTTTTCCAATCAAGCGAATCCACATCCCATTGTATAACCTCATATCCGGCAGCTCGTGCCGTACGAACTACCTTATCATTGTACTCTCCGAACGGTGGCCTGAACAGCGTCGTTTTTTTGCCGGTCAAGGCCTCTATTTTTTGGCTAACTTTATCCAATTCATCGCGTATCTGTTGCTCGGACAATTTGTTCATATGAGGATGCGTATTTGAGTGATTGCCTATCTCATGTCCCTCATTTGCTATAGCCTTTACTTTATCGGGATATTTATCTATCCATATGCCTACAAGAAAGAATGTTGTCTTGATATTCCGTTCTTTCAATACTTTAAGCAATTGATCGGTTTGTTCAGCACCCCACGAAGCGTCAAAACTTATAGCGATGCGTTTATCCGGCACATCGACCGAATATATGGGTAGTTCCTTATTAGGCGCAAAGAACACACTCAATGCAATAGTACCGGTCTGATGCAATATTAATAGCGTCACAGCTATCAACACCAATATGATAGCTATTTGTATCAATACCTGACGTTTTATTATAATAATCTTCAATGATACCACCACCTACATAAATATTATTCATTGTCGTGCAGGTTATGACAAAAAATTTCTTGACACAGGGTATTCATTTTGGTATTATATTTACAACAAACGAATAAGTATAAATTATACGACGACGTATATAAAGCAAAGGCGCTTTAGTGAAATGTTATTTTCGCTAAAGCGCCTTTGTGCTTATACTATGCATTGCTGTATGGTATAACCGGCAAAAGGGTAAAGGAGCCCCAAAAAGATGCATGATGCATCCTTTTGGGGCTTTTGCGTATAGAGAGGATGATGTTTATGAAATAATGATAGTGTGATTCAAAAAACCGACATATGCTTTGATTAATTAAATCTAATGAATAAGAAATAGACGAGGTGGATGCCGGCGCATACGTACAGGCGATACTGGAGAAAATACTATTGGGTATGTCCCATATTTTGCGCGAACTCATAATTAAGGCATAAAATAGCGCTAATATGATATCAAGGGAGCTAACGAATTATCGTTGCTCCCTTGAT encodes:
- a CDS encoding phosphoglycerate kinase codes for the protein MLNKKTIEDIDVSGKKVLVRVDFNVPLDENRRITDDRRIREALPTIKYLIDHNAMVILVSHLGRPKGKFDEKYSMAPVAERLQELLDKPVVLAKDVIGDSAKACVAAMKPGDVVLLENVRFHAEEEKNDTEFAKALASLAEIYVNDAFGTAHRAHASTAGVAAYLPAVAGYLIKKELDIMGKALDNPERPFVAVLGGVKVSDKIGVINNLIDKVDTLIIGGAMAYTFFRAKGYSTGSSVVEEDKIDLAKELMAKAQAKGVELLLPVDNVVAKEFKADAEHKVVPSEAMPDGWQGVDIGPKTIEMFSKVIENAKTVVWNGPMGVFEMPAFANGTRAIAEAMSRCKGVTIIGGGDSAAAVEQLGYADKMTHISTGGGASLEFLEGKELPGVAVLNDK
- the rpoN gene encoding RNA polymerase factor sigma-54, which codes for MKMEVNMDVELKQTQKVIMTPQLQQGLGILQLPAVELNKYLREQAEVNPLLELEDNIDKGIEESLPDYAIEDPPPDWTEYFTDEDYYDYDDVKAGGDKSSLYYEDIGDDNKSLQQHLLEQLVPSNLSETDMRIARYIIESLDDNGYISLSKYEIAESLGIDRQTVSRILSVIQQLDPPGVGARSLRECLLIQLRQKGLLQDDVQSVILGALRELAENKFAYISKQFGISVQRIQEISEMVKQLDPKPGRWFFNGNATRYIIPDILVSKKQDGYNITLHPYSMPNLEINQFYKKLLDTDEVDDAVAGYISQKLEEALWLIKCVEQRKITLQKVASAIVEQQQEFFDNGIKFLKPLTLKDIAAMVDMHESTVSRAVSGKYMQTPRGMFDMKYFFASGISKSDGGSIAAAAIKEFIQEFIDNEDSNKPLSDNAIALMLNEKGIKISRRTVAKYREEMQLPSSDKRRRL
- the gap gene encoding type I glyceraldehyde-3-phosphate dehydrogenase, with protein sequence MSTKIGINGFGRIGRNAFKAMLAKYPDMDVVAINDLTDSKTLAHLLKYDSCYGKFNGEVEATDDALIVNGKEIKILAERDPAKLPWKDMGAEIVLESTGLFTSRDKASKHIEAGAKKVIISAPAKQEDITIVMGVNEDKYNPAQHNIISNASCTTNCLAPVAKVILDNFGIKRGLMTTVHSYTNDQRILDLPHSDLRRARAAALSIIPTTTGAAKAVALVLPELKGKLNGFAMRVPTPTVSIVDFVADLDKKVTAEEVNAALKAASEGPMKGILGYTEEPLVSVDFRGDERSSIVDASLTMVMDDDMVKVVAWYDNEWGYSNRIADLINYVIEKGL
- the pdaB gene encoding polysaccharide deacetylase family sporulation protein PdaB, giving the protein MKIIIIKRQVLIQIAIILVLIAVTLLILHQTGTIALSVFFAPNKELPIYSVDVPDKRIAISFDASWGAEQTDQLLKVLKERNIKTTFFLVGIWIDKYPDKVKAIANEGHEIGNHSNTHPHMNKLSEQQIRDELDKVSQKIEALTGKKTTLFRPPFGEYNDKVVRTARAAGYEVIQWDVDSLDWKNYGVEDEVDRVLKKVRNGSIVLFHNDAEYTPQALPIILDKLIQDGYKIVPVSELIYPPPYYIDHTGRQFKSGGTDK
- a CDS encoding single-stranded DNA-binding protein, which produces MVTYGCDTNSIILAGTVQDDLQYSHQIYGEGFYTFHLSVPRISAYKDILPITVSERLLNALTIHMGDSVVIEGQIRSYNKFIDGGNRLIITVFARDIKLVQEDEYIKNPNQVFLDGFICKQPVYRVTPLNREISDLLLAVNRSYNKSDYVPCIAWGRNARFCSNLKIGERIKLWGRLQSREYQKHISEQEVINKTTYEVSIAKLELADIENENKG